One segment of Oscillospiraceae bacterium MB08-C2-2 DNA contains the following:
- a CDS encoding DUF6320 domain-containing protein yields MKYCNKCKVEVDGMVERCPLCYAPLIQQNNQPESQPYPVLEDLSQRYNIAVRIALLLSLTAGAVCLIINIITFRTVWWSFIVISNILYIWAAVYTAFRKRGRIGVNIMTQFVILSLLLIAIDRSTGSVNWSLNYVVPLLAITASLSNTIIIIFKRMAFRDFFIYFFITALLGFVPIILMAFQQVSVLWPSLTAALYSGISLVGMFILADKTTKTELKKRFHI; encoded by the coding sequence ATGAAATACTGTAACAAATGCAAGGTGGAAGTGGATGGCATGGTGGAGCGCTGCCCCCTTTGCTATGCGCCTTTAATCCAGCAGAATAACCAGCCGGAATCCCAGCCTTATCCTGTTTTGGAGGATCTCTCTCAGCGCTACAACATTGCCGTGCGCATTGCTCTGTTGCTTTCTCTTACAGCAGGCGCTGTCTGCCTGATCATCAACATCATCACCTTCCGCACTGTGTGGTGGTCTTTTATTGTCATCAGCAACATTCTATACATCTGGGCGGCTGTTTACACCGCCTTCCGCAAGCGGGGGCGAATCGGGGTTAATATTATGACCCAGTTTGTCATTCTATCCCTTTTGCTTATTGCCATTGATCGTTCCACCGGAAGTGTTAACTGGTCACTGAACTATGTGGTGCCTCTTCTGGCGATAACTGCTTCTTTAAGCAACACCATCATCATTATTTTCAAGCGGATGGCCTTCCGGGATTTTTTTATTTATTTTTTCATTACCGCTTTGCTGGGCTTTGTCCCTATTATTTTGATGGCCTTCCAGCAGGTTTCAGTGCTGTGGCCCTCGCTGACCGCCGCCCTCTATTCCGGTATTTCACTGGTAGGGATGTTTATCCTAGCAGATAAAACCACCAAAACTGAGCTGAAAAAGCGCTTTCATATTTAG
- the asnB gene encoding asparagine synthase (glutamine-hydrolyzing), which translates to MCGIAGWIDFGVSMKEQEKICTAMSQTLSRRGPDDSGVYLDTHAALLHRRLAVIDPENGRQPMSKTVGETQYVLIYNGELYNTEELRQELLARGHRFTGHSDTEVLLCAYIEWGEDCLPRLNGIFAFGVYSSREQKLFLARDRMGVKPLFYHQTPQGLIFGSEIKTLLAHPSITPTVDAQGVGEIFLIGPGRTPGHTPFRDILELEPGCCGFFSREGFHIKPYWKLEAAEHRDTLEQTREKINWLVSDSIRRQMVSDVPIASLLSGGLDSSIISAVSAQLFEQEGRGPLTTYSVDYIENDKYFKANAFQQTSDSHFIEIMQNFIGSRHQNIVLDHMDVAEALGEAVSARDLPGMADVDSSLLLFCRAIKKEHTVAVSGECADEIFGGYPWYRNPAVRDKADFPWSGNTRLKSGLLRPGLLPFDPEEYVLERYRDTVEKTPKLAGESREDARIREISMLNFRWFMQTLLDRKDRMSMFSGLEVRVPFCDHRIVEYAYNIPWQMKSLGDREKGLLRSAFEKELPHEIIHRKKSPYPKTHNPAYLARVKEMLTAVLEEPNSPLLELVSAAQLRELLESDAAAFTVPWYGQLMNAPQIFAYFYQINCWMKEYKVQLAL; encoded by the coding sequence ATGTGTGGCATTGCAGGCTGGATTGATTTTGGTGTATCCATGAAAGAGCAGGAGAAAATTTGCACGGCCATGTCCCAAACACTGAGCCGCAGGGGGCCGGATGATTCGGGCGTGTATCTGGATACCCATGCAGCGCTTTTGCACCGCAGGCTGGCGGTTATTGACCCGGAAAACGGTCGGCAGCCCATGAGCAAAACTGTGGGGGAGACCCAGTATGTGCTGATCTATAACGGTGAGCTTTATAACACCGAAGAGCTGCGGCAGGAGCTTCTTGCCCGCGGGCACCGCTTTACCGGCCATTCGGATACCGAGGTTTTGCTGTGTGCCTATATCGAATGGGGGGAAGATTGCCTCCCGCGCCTCAATGGAATTTTTGCTTTTGGCGTTTACAGCAGCCGGGAGCAAAAGCTCTTTTTAGCTCGTGACCGAATGGGTGTTAAACCGCTGTTTTATCATCAAACCCCGCAGGGGCTTATTTTCGGCTCCGAAATCAAAACTCTTTTGGCTCACCCCAGCATTACCCCTACCGTGGATGCACAGGGCGTTGGGGAGATTTTTCTTATAGGGCCGGGGCGAACACCGGGACACACCCCTTTCCGTGATATTCTGGAGCTGGAACCGGGCTGCTGCGGCTTTTTCAGCCGGGAAGGGTTTCACATAAAGCCCTATTGGAAGCTGGAGGCCGCTGAGCACCGGGATACACTGGAGCAGACCCGGGAAAAGATCAACTGGCTGGTCAGCGATTCGATCCGGCGGCAGATGGTATCGGATGTTCCCATTGCTTCACTGCTTTCCGGGGGATTGGATTCCAGTATCATATCCGCTGTTTCCGCCCAGCTGTTCGAGCAAGAGGGCCGTGGGCCTCTGACCACCTATAGTGTGGATTACATTGAGAATGATAAATACTTCAAAGCCAATGCGTTTCAGCAGACCAGCGACAGCCATTTCATTGAAATTATGCAGAATTTCATCGGTTCCCGGCACCAGAATATTGTGCTGGATCATATGGATGTGGCAGAGGCGCTGGGTGAGGCAGTCTCGGCCCGGGATTTGCCCGGTATGGCGGATGTGGATTCCTCCCTGCTGCTCTTTTGCCGTGCAATCAAAAAAGAGCATACGGTAGCGGTTTCCGGTGAGTGTGCGGATGAAATTTTCGGCGGCTACCCATGGTACCGCAACCCGGCTGTGCGGGATAAAGCGGATTTCCCTTGGAGCGGCAACACACGCTTGAAGTCAGGTCTGCTTCGCCCGGGGCTGCTGCCCTTTGATCCGGAGGAATATGTGCTGGAGCGCTACCGGGATACAGTGGAGAAAACCCCCAAGCTGGCAGGAGAAAGCCGGGAGGATGCCCGTATCCGGGAAATCAGTATGTTGAATTTCCGCTGGTTTATGCAAACCCTCCTGGATCGGAAGGATCGCATGAGTATGTTCAGCGGCCTTGAGGTGAGGGTACCCTTCTGCGATCACAGAATTGTAGAATACGCCTATAATATTCCGTGGCAGATGAAAAGCTTAGGTGACCGGGAAAAGGGCCTTCTGCGCAGTGCCTTCGAAAAGGAATTGCCCCATGAAATCATACACCGCAAAAAAAGCCCTTACCCCAAAACCCACAACCCCGCTTATCTGGCCCGGGTTAAAGAAATGCTGACAGCGGTTCTGGAGGAACCAAATTCCCCTCTGCTGGAGCTAGTCAGCGCCGCACAGCTGCGGGAGCTGCTGGAAAGCGATGCGGCGGCCTTTACCGTTCCGTGGTATGGGCAGCTGATGAATGCCCCCCAGATTTTTGCCTACTTTTATCAGATCAACTGCTGGATGAAGGAATACAAGGTGCAGCTGGCCCTTTAA
- a CDS encoding DUF2089 domain-containing protein, producing MPKNCPACSHNMQVRVLKCPACQTEVQGNFALDRFSLLQDEHRIFLETFIRCRGSLKDVCTEMGISYPTARNRLDALIGALGFEERESATAYRLEILGQLKAGQITTEEALTLLQGGNGNG from the coding sequence ATGCCAAAAAACTGTCCGGCATGCTCCCACAATATGCAGGTACGTGTTTTAAAATGTCCGGCTTGCCAGACCGAGGTACAGGGGAATTTTGCTTTGGATCGCTTTTCACTGCTTCAGGATGAGCACCGGATATTTCTTGAAACCTTTATCCGATGCCGTGGCAGCCTTAAGGATGTGTGTACTGAAATGGGGATTTCCTATCCCACAGCCCGGAACAGGCTGGATGCTTTAATTGGAGCCTTGGGTTTTGAAGAACGGGAAAGTGCAACCGCCTATCGGCTTGAGATTTTGGGTCAGCTGAAGGCTGGTCAGATTACAACAGAAGAAGCACTCACTTTATTGCAAGGAGGAAACGGCAATGGCTGA
- the tnpA gene encoding IS200/IS605 family transposase — translation MKDINSLEHTKWRCQYHVVFAPKYRRQVIYREIKADIGFILRKLCDQKGVEIIEANACPDHIHMLISIPPKFSVSQIMGYLKGKSSLMIFDRHANLKYKYGNRHFWARGYYVDTVGRNKKQIQEYIKKQLEEDELSDQMSLKEYTDPFTGSKNTKA, via the coding sequence ATGAAAGACATAAACAGTTTAGAACATACCAAGTGGAGATGTCAATACCACGTAGTATTTGCACCAAAATACAGGAGACAAGTAATATATCGGGAAATTAAAGCAGACATAGGGTTTATCCTAAGGAAATTGTGTGATCAAAAAGGGGTAGAAATTATAGAAGCGAACGCATGCCCAGATCACATCCATATGCTAATCAGTATACCACCAAAGTTTAGTGTATCGCAGATAATGGGGTATCTAAAAGGGAAGAGCAGCTTAATGATATTCGACCGTCATGCAAATTTGAAGTACAAATATGGAAATAGGCATTTCTGGGCAAGAGGGTATTATGTGGATACAGTAGGGCGGAATAAAAAGCAGATACAGGAGTATATCAAAAAGCAATTGGAGGAAGATGAGCTATCCGATCAGATGAGTCTCAAGGAGTACACTGACCCGTTTACGGGTAGCAAGAACACCAAGGCATAA
- a CDS encoding diguanylate cyclase, whose amino-acid sequence MAKNSMDEHFKQLEGEYRLLAESALESIWHFDIATLKFTYVSPSVLKLRGFTAQETLQQTLEELLPPDSLAKAQNVSRLLLERYMKGERRESMLTKTGDYELYCRHAVIKQVEISVKLLENAETGAMEIIGVTRDITERKRFEEQLNQAIKTKNDMINRLRKSEKALKLLTDKLNQQNAILSNLAIKDNLTGIFNRYSFNQKILEEADRSRLYNQPLSIVLFDIDDFKKVNDTFGHQIGDEILIRISEAVSQLVRKQDVLARWGGEEFVILLPQTRLSDAARVAEKLRIAIENIDHPEVDHPVTVSFGVTEFMRGETTESWFRRVDYALFNSKNKGKNCVTSISWEEAVPLVQARLEWKAQWECGNAVIDDQHKMLVYWGNRLLDAVLASNEGPETAKALEELMEHIRLHFEAEERILAELGYPETQEHAEIHRGLWQFIQSLQEQYQAKSLYFGAVFSFLLDEVIVGHLLKEDVRFFPFLKEAPETV is encoded by the coding sequence ATGGCAAAAAACTCAATGGATGAACATTTCAAGCAGCTTGAAGGTGAATACCGCCTCCTTGCAGAAAGCGCTCTGGAGAGTATTTGGCATTTTGATATCGCAACCCTGAAATTTACTTATGTGAGCCCCTCTGTGTTAAAGCTGAGAGGCTTTACAGCGCAGGAAACCTTACAGCAGACTCTTGAAGAGCTCCTGCCGCCGGATTCACTGGCAAAGGCACAAAATGTATCCCGCCTGCTTTTGGAGCGTTACATGAAAGGTGAGCGCCGGGAAAGCATGCTCACCAAAACAGGGGATTATGAGCTTTATTGCAGGCATGCTGTTATCAAGCAGGTGGAAATCAGCGTGAAGCTGCTTGAAAACGCTGAAACCGGCGCCATGGAGATTATAGGCGTTACCCGGGATATAACCGAGAGAAAACGCTTTGAAGAGCAGCTGAACCAAGCGATTAAAACCAAGAATGACATGATTAATCGTCTGCGCAAATCAGAAAAGGCTCTCAAGCTTTTAACCGATAAGCTGAACCAACAGAATGCGATCCTCAGCAATCTTGCTATTAAGGATAACCTGACCGGAATTTTCAATCGATACAGCTTTAACCAAAAAATACTAGAGGAAGCGGACAGGAGCCGGCTCTACAACCAGCCCCTATCCATTGTTCTTTTTGATATAGATGATTTCAAAAAGGTAAACGATACCTTTGGCCACCAGATAGGGGATGAGATTCTCATCCGAATTTCTGAGGCGGTCAGCCAATTGGTTCGAAAGCAGGATGTTCTGGCCAGATGGGGAGGGGAGGAGTTCGTAATCCTTTTGCCTCAGACCCGCCTCAGCGATGCGGCCCGGGTTGCGGAAAAGCTGCGAATAGCCATTGAAAACATTGATCACCCGGAAGTTGATCACCCGGTGACTGTCAGCTTTGGGGTTACCGAGTTTATGCGGGGCGAAACCACAGAAAGTTGGTTCAGGCGGGTGGATTACGCTTTGTTTAACTCCAAGAACAAGGGCAAAAACTGTGTGACTTCCATTAGCTGGGAGGAAGCGGTGCCGCTGGTTCAGGCCAGACTGGAATGGAAGGCACAGTGGGAATGTGGAAACGCTGTAATCGATGATCAGCACAAAATGCTGGTCTATTGGGGCAATAGATTGCTGGATGCAGTCTTGGCCAGCAATGAAGGCCCAGAGACTGCAAAGGCACTAGAAGAATTGATGGAGCATATTCGTCTGCACTTTGAGGCAGAGGAACGAATTCTGGCAGAGCTTGGTTACCCGGAGACACAGGAGCATGCAGAAATTCATAGAGGTCTTTGGCAGTTTATCCAATCCCTTCAAGAGCAGTATCAGGCCAAAAGCCTGTATTTTGGTGCGGTTTTCTCCTTTCTGCTGGATGAGGTCATTGTTGGGCATTTGCTAAAGGAGGATGTCCGCTTCTTTCCCTTTTTAAAAGAGGCGCCGGAAACTGTATAG
- a CDS encoding ZIP family metal transporter → MMNAIWTTAFYGLLSGTVGTTAGGLLACFLPAEGKRQGAFILEYSAGLMLVVVCLDLLPGAFTYASVWHVLWGLLLGVLIMILSESLLKSHKSLSAGVPSRQTGLAIALGVALHNFPEGLAVGAGLEADPALGMALALAIMLHDIPEGAAIAIPLQNGGVSRWKALWYTIASGLPMGLGALVGAWAGQLSSTVISLCLAVAGGAMLYVVLGNMLPETFRMRAGHMNPVGLLLGILSGTAIILLL, encoded by the coding sequence ATGATGAATGCTATTTGGACAACCGCTTTTTACGGATTGCTTTCGGGCACCGTGGGCACAACAGCCGGAGGGCTGCTGGCCTGCTTTCTGCCTGCCGAAGGCAAAAGGCAGGGTGCTTTTATCTTGGAATACTCCGCTGGTCTTATGCTGGTGGTGGTGTGCCTTGATCTTCTGCCCGGCGCCTTTACATATGCCTCGGTGTGGCATGTTCTTTGGGGCCTTCTATTGGGAGTGCTGATCATGATCCTGTCGGAATCTCTCCTCAAATCTCATAAAAGCCTCTCAGCCGGTGTGCCCTCCCGGCAGACCGGCCTCGCCATTGCTCTGGGGGTGGCACTGCACAATTTTCCAGAAGGTCTGGCTGTGGGTGCGGGGCTGGAAGCAGACCCGGCCTTGGGCATGGCTCTGGCTCTGGCCATTATGCTCCACGACATTCCGGAAGGAGCCGCCATTGCCATACCGCTGCAAAACGGCGGCGTAAGCCGATGGAAGGCCCTGTGGTATACCATTGCCTCCGGATTGCCCATGGGGTTGGGGGCACTTGTGGGAGCATGGGCCGGGCAGCTTTCTTCCACTGTTATTTCCCTTTGCCTTGCAGTTGCAGGCGGAGCCATGCTGTATGTTGTGTTGGGCAATATGCTTCCGGAAACTTTTCGAATGCGTGCAGGGCATATGAACCCAGTGGGTTTGCTGCTGGGCATTCTTTCGGGTACAGCCATAATCCTTTTGCTGTAA
- a CDS encoding Hsp20/alpha crystallin family protein, translated as MFDLIPMSGREKNIWNFFDNWEKNMFQNAFPAGSMQLRTDITDEGDHYRLSAELPGFNRENIQVDIDRGILTISAQHNEEIEDKQDNFIRRERRFGTYSRSFDVSEVHTDAIAAKYENGVLTLNLPKKETSPLPPARQIQIQ; from the coding sequence ATGTTTGACCTGATTCCCATGAGCGGACGCGAAAAAAACATTTGGAATTTCTTTGATAACTGGGAGAAAAATATGTTCCAGAATGCATTCCCCGCAGGGAGTATGCAGCTGCGCACCGATATCACGGATGAAGGGGATCACTACCGGCTGAGCGCCGAGCTTCCCGGTTTTAACCGTGAGAATATCCAAGTGGATATTGATCGCGGCATTCTCACCATCTCCGCGCAGCACAACGAAGAAATAGAAGATAAGCAGGATAACTTTATCCGCCGGGAGCGCCGCTTCGGTACTTATTCCCGCAGCTTTGATGTCTCTGAGGTTCACACCGATGCCATTGCCGCAAAATATGAAAATGGTGTGCTGACCCTCAATTTGCCCAAAAAGGAGACCTCTCCTCTTCCACCGGCACGCCAAATTCAAATTCAATAA
- a CDS encoding glycerol-3-phosphate responsive antiterminator, producing MHSNFEPIKKIYQDEHILMSIDSMRYFNEAIEAAGSTALVFGDVLNIMNIKRIVQATHEAGKKAFIDMDLVRGIDNDISAVRFLVNEVKADCLITRHRNIIIDAQSHIWCVWKTFLYDILSLNTAISNIEKCRPYAIDIIPGISFPFVYQRLRSITDAYIGIAGFYNETEESLHSLIQNGVDVIYTRNRSLWKGLPAESAQLPLNE from the coding sequence ATGCATTCCAATTTTGAACCAATTAAAAAGATATACCAGGATGAGCACATTCTAATGTCCATCGACAGTATGCGGTATTTCAACGAGGCAATTGAGGCAGCAGGAAGCACAGCCTTGGTTTTTGGAGATGTGCTCAATATTATGAATATTAAGCGTATTGTGCAGGCTACTCATGAGGCGGGCAAAAAAGCTTTTATTGATATGGATTTGGTGCGGGGGATCGATAACGACATTTCTGCTGTAAGATTTCTTGTGAATGAAGTGAAAGCCGATTGCCTGATCACAAGACATCGCAATATCATCATAGACGCTCAAAGCCATATCTGGTGTGTCTGGAAAACCTTTCTATACGATATACTTTCGCTGAACACAGCCATCAGCAACATAGAGAAATGCCGCCCTTATGCTATCGATATTATACCGGGTATATCTTTTCCCTTTGTTTATCAGCGTTTGCGCAGTATCACCGATGCCTATATTGGAATCGCAGGCTTTTATAATGAAACGGAGGAAAGCCTGCACAGCTTGATCCAAAACGGCGTCGATGTCATCTATACAAGAAACCGGAGCCTGTGGAAGGGCCTTCCGGCAGAATCAGCCCAGCTTCCGTTAAATGAGTGA
- a CDS encoding ABC transporter substrate-binding protein, producing the protein MKKFLALLVVALLVLPMFACGQSANPAASQPQAAASGQPSQGEPSGGGGEKVGETLKIGVVCPISGQGAAAGKYITNGVKLIEDKLAAEGGLLVGDTRYPIQFVYEDNEAKEETTANVFQKLINQDNVIAIAGPDMSKCILAAAPIAQQAGCVAVGTFTTNEAVTQVGDYIFRACFIDSFQGWVAATYAWEEGYKTAGIIYNNADAYSKGLYESFKECFEGFGGQIVEVQAYSGSDVKDFNVQLTKIAAANPEVLFIPNMFTEIPLQIQQARAVGITCPIVGGDSMDTPDVPNLAGFENIKGTAYVSAFSAENPEPIAQEFVTAFRDAYGMEPNSNAVLAYESVAMILDSIQRAATVDRAGVRDAMASIKNLQLPSGIITVGMDRNPIKGAAVLMYDEKGAPQFVKMINP; encoded by the coding sequence ATGAAAAAGTTTTTAGCACTATTGGTGGTTGCCTTACTGGTTTTGCCAATGTTTGCCTGCGGACAATCGGCAAACCCGGCAGCATCCCAACCACAAGCGGCAGCATCCGGCCAGCCCTCACAGGGTGAGCCATCTGGCGGTGGCGGAGAAAAAGTTGGCGAAACGCTCAAAATCGGCGTTGTCTGCCCTATCTCCGGGCAGGGTGCCGCCGCCGGAAAGTACATAACAAACGGTGTTAAATTAATTGAAGATAAGCTTGCTGCCGAAGGCGGCCTCCTTGTGGGCGATACCCGTTACCCGATTCAATTCGTCTATGAAGACAATGAAGCCAAAGAAGAAACCACTGCCAATGTATTTCAGAAGCTGATCAATCAGGATAATGTCATTGCCATTGCTGGGCCGGATATGTCCAAATGCATTCTGGCCGCTGCTCCCATCGCACAGCAGGCCGGGTGTGTGGCAGTGGGAACCTTCACCACCAACGAAGCGGTTACACAGGTTGGCGACTATATCTTCCGTGCATGCTTCATCGATTCTTTTCAGGGCTGGGTTGCGGCAACCTATGCTTGGGAAGAAGGCTATAAAACAGCCGGCATTATCTACAACAACGCCGATGCATATTCCAAGGGCCTTTACGAATCCTTTAAGGAATGTTTCGAAGGCTTTGGAGGCCAAATTGTAGAAGTGCAGGCATACAGCGGCTCGGATGTAAAGGACTTTAACGTGCAGCTGACAAAAATTGCAGCCGCCAACCCTGAGGTCTTGTTCATCCCCAATATGTTTACAGAAATTCCACTGCAAATCCAACAGGCACGTGCCGTGGGCATCACCTGCCCCATTGTCGGCGGCGATTCCATGGATACACCCGATGTGCCGAATCTGGCCGGGTTTGAAAACATCAAGGGCACTGCCTATGTATCCGCCTTCTCTGCCGAAAACCCTGAGCCTATCGCACAGGAATTTGTCACAGCGTTCCGTGATGCTTACGGCATGGAGCCAAACTCCAATGCTGTGCTGGCTTATGAATCAGTTGCTATGATTCTTGATTCCATCCAGAGGGCCGCCACTGTTGACCGGGCCGGTGTGCGTGATGCCATGGCATCCATCAAGAATTTGCAGCTTCCTTCGGGTATTATCACCGTGGGTATGGATAGAAACCCCATCAAGGGCGCCGCTGTTTTAATGTATGACGAAAAGGGCGCACCCCAGTTCGTGAAAATGATCAATCCGTAA
- a CDS encoding branched-chain amino acid ABC transporter permease gives MATVIQLLVYGLQLGSVYALLALGYTMVYGIVGMINFAHGDFLMLGALGTVFLAQAFSFMMVNGTYPLGTVLLTILIAMLCLGFLGVLVEAVAYKPLRNRPRMTALITAVGISMFLQNFPRALPFVGPNPRPFPKLFTVVQYNIGGVAITSTQIIMIALSLILMVVLYVFVNKTRLGSKMRAVSMDKEAAALVGININFIISLTFFIGAAFAAASGIFYASIYPQVEVYMGTWLGTKSFIAAVLGGIGDIRGAMLGGIIMGVTEIYATSINSDLGYAIGFIILIVILLVKPAGIMGKFTIEKV, from the coding sequence ATGGCAACGGTTATACAACTACTGGTTTATGGCTTGCAGTTAGGCAGTGTGTATGCACTCCTCGCCTTGGGCTACACAATGGTCTATGGCATTGTGGGCATGATCAATTTTGCCCACGGTGATTTTCTCATGTTAGGCGCATTGGGTACCGTTTTTTTGGCGCAGGCATTTTCCTTTATGATGGTGAACGGCACATATCCCCTTGGCACTGTATTGCTGACGATCCTCATTGCCATGCTTTGCCTCGGTTTTCTTGGCGTTTTGGTTGAAGCAGTCGCATACAAGCCACTGCGCAATCGCCCCCGCATGACAGCCTTGATCACGGCTGTGGGCATATCCATGTTCCTTCAAAATTTTCCCCGTGCCCTTCCCTTTGTCGGGCCGAACCCACGCCCTTTTCCCAAGCTTTTTACAGTGGTGCAATATAATATCGGAGGTGTGGCGATTACCTCAACACAAATCATTATGATCGCTTTGTCTCTGATCCTGATGGTTGTGCTCTATGTTTTTGTAAACAAAACACGCTTGGGGAGCAAGATGCGTGCGGTCAGCATGGATAAAGAAGCGGCAGCCTTGGTTGGCATTAATATCAATTTCATCATATCCCTTACCTTTTTTATCGGTGCTGCCTTTGCGGCCGCCAGCGGCATTTTCTATGCAAGCATCTATCCGCAGGTTGAAGTTTATATGGGCACCTGGCTGGGCACAAAATCTTTTATCGCCGCAGTTCTGGGCGGCATCGGCGATATTCGCGGAGCAATGCTGGGGGGCATCATCATGGGTGTTACAGAGATATACGCCACCTCTATCAATTCCGACCTTGGGTATGCGATTGGCTTTATTATTCTGATCGTAATCCTGTTGGTCAAGCCCGCCGGAATCATGGGCAAGTTCACCATCGAGAAAGTTTGA
- a CDS encoding branched-chain amino acid ABC transporter permease — protein sequence MKTKALLKKYLPLVCVVVLYIVIALVRQAKIVNNYHIQLLMFAGINIMMTVSLNIVNGFTGQFCIGHAGFMSLGAYGAAVVSTLVFKGYAVAPGLQIPIFLLSLLCGGIIAAFIGLLIGLPTLKLKGDYLAIVTLAFGEIVRAMLRLIEPIGAARGMIGIPTYSNLAWILTFVVLTLWVARNFIYSKYGRACISIRDNEIAADAMGVQTTRYKIIAFCFAAFIAGVAGGLYAHVISFIQPDSFSFSKSSDFLVYLYAGGAGSLSGSIIGALLLTILPEALRFMSNWRLVIYSLVLICVMLFRPSGLCGGKELPCLRINRQELYPNTVFKQKQEKALSIEERR from the coding sequence ATGAAAACCAAAGCACTGCTGAAAAAATATTTGCCTTTGGTTTGCGTTGTGGTGTTGTATATCGTCATCGCACTCGTTCGTCAGGCCAAAATAGTCAACAATTATCACATACAACTCTTGATGTTTGCAGGAATCAACATCATGATGACCGTCAGCCTGAATATTGTAAACGGGTTCACCGGCCAGTTTTGCATCGGCCATGCCGGGTTTATGTCACTGGGTGCTTATGGTGCCGCTGTTGTCTCAACGCTGGTCTTTAAAGGCTATGCAGTGGCTCCGGGGCTACAAATTCCCATTTTTCTGCTCAGCTTGCTCTGCGGCGGCATCATTGCGGCGTTTATCGGCCTGCTGATCGGCCTCCCCACACTCAAGCTCAAGGGCGATTACTTAGCCATCGTGACCTTGGCCTTTGGCGAAATCGTGCGGGCCATGCTCCGCCTCATTGAGCCTATCGGTGCCGCACGTGGCATGATTGGTATCCCCACCTACAGCAACCTTGCCTGGATACTTACTTTTGTGGTTCTCACCCTTTGGGTGGCACGCAATTTCATCTACTCCAAATATGGGCGTGCGTGTATTTCCATTCGGGATAATGAGATTGCGGCAGATGCCATGGGTGTGCAGACCACCCGCTACAAGATCATTGCCTTCTGCTTTGCAGCGTTCATTGCAGGTGTTGCCGGCGGACTATATGCCCATGTGATCTCGTTCATTCAGCCGGATAGCTTCAGCTTTTCAAAATCCTCCGATTTTCTCGTTTATCTCTATGCCGGGGGTGCCGGTTCTCTGAGCGGTTCCATTATTGGTGCACTGCTGCTGACCATACTGCCCGAGGCACTGCGCTTTATGAGCAATTGGCGCCTTGTCATCTATTCACTGGTGCTGATCTGCGTGATGCTCTTCCGCCCAAGCGGCCTGTGCGGCGGCAAAGAACTGCCCTGCCTGCGCATCAACCGTCAGGAACTGTATCCGAATACAGTTTTCAAGCAGAAGCAAGAGAAAGCACTCAGTATAGAAGAAAGGCGGTGA
- a CDS encoding ABC transporter ATP-binding protein: MDNIMEVSNLSIEFGGLKAVEDFNLHVKRGEIIAIIGPNGAGKTTVFNMLTGIYAPTFGSILLEGNSMAKKKPFQFAAAGIARTFQNIRLFHGASVADNVKMAYTCHNKESLLACLLRTPAMKARERELDERVMDLLDIFNLADKADVLASNLPYGDQRRLEIVRALMLEPKILLLDEPVAGMITAEQDEMAALVKEIKQRFNLTVILIEHHMNFVMPIADRIKVLDFGKTIAEGPPDEIQRNPDVIAAYLGGGSHANA, translated from the coding sequence ATGGACAATATTATGGAGGTAAGCAATCTTTCCATCGAATTTGGCGGCCTTAAAGCAGTGGAAGACTTTAACCTGCATGTAAAAAGGGGTGAAATCATCGCCATTATCGGCCCAAATGGTGCAGGCAAAACCACTGTGTTCAATATGTTAACCGGCATTTATGCTCCCACCTTTGGCTCTATTCTGCTTGAAGGCAACAGCATGGCAAAGAAAAAGCCCTTTCAATTCGCAGCCGCCGGCATTGCAAGAACATTCCAGAATATACGCCTGTTCCACGGGGCCTCGGTGGCTGATAATGTCAAAATGGCTTATACCTGCCACAACAAGGAAAGCCTCCTCGCCTGCCTTTTGCGCACCCCGGCCATGAAAGCGCGTGAACGTGAGCTGGATGAAAGGGTTATGGATTTGCTGGATATATTCAATCTGGCGGATAAGGCCGATGTGCTGGCAAGCAATCTGCCCTATGGAGATCAGCGCAGGCTGGAAATTGTGCGTGCCCTGATGCTGGAGCCCAAAATTTTGCTGCTGGATGAGCCTGTCGCCGGGATGATCACGGCAGAGCAGGACGAAATGGCGGCGCTGGTGAAAGAAATCAAGCAAAGGTTTAACCTGACCGTCATTCTGATTGAACACCATATGAATTTCGTTATGCCCATTGCCGACCGGATCAAGGTGCTGGATTTTGGCAAAACCATAGCCGAAGGCCCCCCCGACGAAATACAGCGGAACCCCGATGTTATCGCAGCCTATCTGGGAGGTGGCAGTCATGCCAATGCTTGA